From the genome of Planctomycetota bacterium, one region includes:
- a CDS encoding GIY-YIG nuclease family protein: protein MFYTYILRSDKSKIFYYGYTEDLKRRLKEHNEGKVLATKPHCPWRLVFYAAFETSKQAKDFEQYLKTGSGKAFAYKRLVSVALAKNYSVEFKGDTKL, encoded by the coding sequence ATGTTTTATACATATATCTTACGAAGTGATAAGTCTAAAATATTCTACTATGGATATACCGAGGATTTAAAAAGGAGGCTAAAAGAACATAACGAAGGGAAAGTGCTTGCTACTAAACCACATTGCCCGTGGAGGCTTGTGTTTTACGCTGCATTTGAAACAAGTAAGCAAGCGAAAGATTTTGAACAATATCTAAAAACTGGTTCTGGTAAAGCATTTGCGTATAAACGACTTGTTTCTGTAGCCTTAGCGAAGAATTATTCTGTCGAGTTTAAAGGTGATACGAAGCTTTAG
- a CDS encoding acyl-CoA dehydrogenase codes for MDFQLTEEQKLVRDTARDFAENQVKPIAADLDATSRYPAELVAQMSELGFMGVAFPEKYGGAGMDYLSYSIVVEEISRACGATGVIVSAHSSLACDPIYNFGTEEQKLKFLKPMASGKKLGCLGLTEPGAGSDAASLKTIAELKGNEWVLNGTKLFITNGGQAEIAIVIAITDKEKGYKGISAFIVEKGSPGFSVGKAEKKLGINASSTTELIFDNCRIPKENLLGELGSGFKIALATLDGGRIGIASQAIGIARAALEESIKYAKERKQFGKPIADLQAIQWMIADMATEIDAARLLTWRAASLKDKKEKYSKEAAMAKLYASEAATRATHKGIQVHGGYGYTKDYPMERFYRDARITEIYEGTSEIQRLVIASNLLK; via the coding sequence ATGGACTTTCAACTGACTGAAGAACAAAAACTTGTCCGCGATACCGCCCGCGATTTTGCCGAGAACCAGGTTAAACCCATAGCCGCAGATTTAGACGCCACTTCAAGATATCCCGCTGAATTAGTCGCCCAGATGTCTGAACTTGGGTTTATGGGCGTGGCCTTCCCGGAAAAATACGGCGGTGCCGGAATGGATTATCTTTCTTATTCTATTGTCGTGGAGGAAATCTCCCGCGCCTGCGGCGCAACCGGCGTAATCGTTTCCGCGCACAGTTCACTGGCATGCGATCCTATATATAACTTCGGCACCGAAGAACAGAAGCTGAAATTTCTTAAGCCCATGGCAAGCGGGAAAAAACTGGGCTGTTTGGGATTGACCGAGCCCGGAGCCGGTTCTGATGCGGCAAGCCTAAAAACGATTGCCGAACTTAAAGGCAATGAATGGGTTTTAAACGGCACCAAACTTTTCATCACAAACGGCGGGCAGGCGGAAATCGCCATAGTCATTGCCATTACGGACAAGGAAAAAGGGTATAAAGGCATCAGTGCGTTTATCGTGGAAAAAGGGTCACCCGGTTTCAGTGTGGGTAAAGCCGAGAAGAAACTCGGCATTAATGCCTCATCCACGACCGAACTTATATTTGATAACTGCCGCATCCCCAAAGAAAACCTTTTGGGCGAACTGGGCAGTGGATTTAAGATTGCACTTGCTACGCTTGACGGGGGGCGTATTGGGATTGCTTCTCAGGCGATCGGCATCGCCCGGGCGGCGCTGGAGGAATCCATTAAATATGCCAAGGAGCGCAAACAATTCGGCAAGCCTATCGCAGACTTGCAGGCAATCCAGTGGATGATAGCCGATATGGCCACGGAGATAGACGCGGCGCGCCTTTTAACCTGGCGGGCGGCTTCACTGAAAGACAAAAAAGAGAAATACTCCAAGGAAGCGGCCATGGCCAAGCTTTACGCCTCCGAGGCTGCCACGCGCGCTACACACAAGGGAATTCAGGTTCACGGCGGTTACGGCTATACCAAGGATTACCCGATGGAAAGATTTTACCGCGACGCCAGGATTACAGAAATCTACGAGGGCACTTCAGAAATACAGCGACTTGTGATTGCATCTAATTTGCTGAAATAA
- a CDS encoding radical SAM protein — MDKSIPESIRDNADKHLIPLNAVLELTKRCNLSCRHCYRVVNKARKEIPTTRVISLVNELRKAGSLYVTLTGGEPLLHPDLLRICSALNDAHMAIQIFTNGTLVTAGLARELSRFNITDISLSLYGAAPETHNRITGDNASFNKTIRAVSILKRHKLPVRVKFIMMNDNIIEYSRMRKLAGKMGVYYDIDPVITPCDNGDTAPTKLRLSDEGLKKIYSRAIKTPDAKRTTPGTFSCSFGRSLCAINTYGDVYPCIQVPRSAGNIIKRPFIKVWRESKWLKELRGYSADKVKECRRCDLASYCRRCPGVAYVEEGSLYKPSREACRHARAIRELATEAQRTQRIDCHCERLLRSVIAKGKALKQSRLG, encoded by the coding sequence ATGGATAAATCAATTCCCGAATCAATCCGTGATAATGCGGATAAACACCTCATCCCCTTGAATGCTGTTTTGGAGCTTACCAAGCGGTGCAATCTTTCCTGTCGCCATTGTTATCGTGTGGTTAATAAAGCACGCAAAGAAATCCCAACCACAAGGGTTATTTCCCTGGTCAATGAATTACGCAAGGCAGGTTCTCTATACGTTACGCTTACCGGGGGGGAGCCGTTGCTTCATCCTGACTTATTGAGAATATGTTCGGCGCTTAATGACGCGCATATGGCAATCCAGATTTTTACCAACGGCACGCTGGTTACCGCGGGATTGGCGCGGGAATTATCTCGTTTTAATATAACAGACATCTCTTTATCGCTCTACGGCGCGGCCCCGGAAACGCATAACCGGATTACCGGTGATAATGCCTCGTTCAATAAAACCATTCGGGCGGTTTCTATATTAAAGAGGCATAAACTGCCGGTCCGCGTTAAGTTTATTATGATGAACGATAATATCATAGAATACAGCCGGATGCGCAAGCTTGCGGGAAAGATGGGCGTTTATTACGATATCGACCCGGTAATTACGCCGTGCGATAACGGAGATACAGCGCCGACCAAATTACGCTTAAGCGATGAAGGACTCAAGAAGATTTATAGCCGCGCCATTAAAACGCCTGACGCCAAACGCACGACACCGGGCACGTTTTCCTGTTCTTTCGGACGTTCGCTCTGCGCCATTAACACATACGGTGATGTTTATCCCTGTATCCAAGTGCCGCGTTCAGCAGGTAATATTATAAAAAGACCGTTTATTAAAGTCTGGCGCGAATCCAAATGGCTTAAGGAATTGAGGGGATATTCTGCCGATAAAGTTAAGGAATGCCGCAGGTGTGATTTGGCGTCTTATTGCCGGAGATGCCCGGGGGTGGCGTATGTGGAAGAGGGGAGTTTGTATAAGCCGTCCAGGGAAGCCTGCCGACATGCGAGGGCGATAAGAGAATTAGCCACGGAGGCGCAGAGAACACAGAGGATTGATTGTCATTGCGAGCGACTCCTTCGCTCTGTCATTGCGAAGGGCAAAGCCCTGAAGCAATCTCGCTTGGGGTAA
- a CDS encoding replication-associated recombination protein A, producing the protein MELFDEKTDNTTSNEQLQQPLADRMRPTNFSEFVGQTEIIGEDKPLRKTITSGKLPSIILWGPPGSGKTTLAYLISRVTSFEFVSFSAVTSGIKEIRQVMERAEYNKKALNRGTILFVDEIHRFNKSQQDAFLPFVEKGVITLIGATTENPSFELNSALLSRCRVFILKGLTNDEIKTIAQNALSDKERGLGNYKVTIGEGVIEHLVNIANGDARVALTLLELAVESAAPDKENKRTITKELIENAAQKKVLLYDQSGEEHYNIISALHKSLRGSDPDASLYWLARMLEAGEDPLYIARRLVRFASEDIGNADPQALVIAIAAKEAVDFVGMPEANLALAQAVIYLATAPKSNSVYKAYNKVKADVDATYAEPVPLHMRNPVTDLMKNIDYGKGYKYPHDFPNHFVKEDYLPKSLVGKKYYEPGEFGFEKEIRKRIEYWEKLRKSSPK; encoded by the coding sequence ATGGAACTCTTTGATGAGAAAACTGATAATACTACCTCTAATGAGCAACTGCAACAGCCCCTTGCAGACCGGATGCGCCCCACTAATTTCAGCGAGTTCGTGGGACAAACCGAGATAATCGGGGAAGATAAACCGCTGCGTAAAACCATTACAAGCGGAAAACTGCCCTCGATAATACTTTGGGGCCCGCCCGGCTCTGGCAAAACTACATTGGCCTATTTAATCTCACGCGTGACCAGCTTTGAATTCGTCTCTTTCAGCGCGGTTACATCAGGCATCAAGGAAATACGCCAGGTCATGGAACGCGCCGAATATAATAAGAAAGCACTTAACCGCGGCACTATACTTTTTGTCGATGAAATACACCGCTTCAATAAATCACAGCAGGACGCCTTCCTCCCCTTTGTGGAAAAAGGCGTGATTACTTTAATCGGCGCGACTACGGAAAACCCGTCATTTGAACTCAATTCCGCGCTTCTTTCCCGATGCCGGGTGTTTATCCTGAAAGGACTTACCAATGATGAAATAAAAACCATCGCCCAAAACGCCCTTTCCGATAAAGAGCGCGGGCTCGGAAATTATAAGGTAACAATCGGCGAAGGCGTCATAGAGCACCTGGTTAATATCGCCAACGGAGACGCTCGCGTGGCGCTGACCCTTCTTGAACTGGCCGTGGAATCAGCCGCGCCTGATAAGGAAAACAAGCGGACTATCACCAAGGAACTAATCGAAAACGCCGCCCAGAAAAAAGTATTATTATATGACCAATCCGGCGAAGAGCATTACAATATTATTTCGGCCTTGCATAAAAGCCTGCGTGGGAGCGATCCGGACGCATCGTTATACTGGCTGGCCAGGATGCTCGAAGCCGGCGAAGACCCGTTATATATCGCCAGGCGGCTGGTGCGCTTCGCTTCCGAAGATATCGGTAATGCCGACCCGCAGGCGCTGGTAATCGCCATCGCCGCGAAAGAGGCGGTTGATTTTGTCGGCATGCCGGAAGCCAACCTGGCGCTTGCCCAGGCGGTTATCTACCTCGCCACCGCCCCGAAAAGCAATTCAGTTTACAAGGCATACAATAAAGTCAAGGCAGATGTTGACGCAACCTATGCCGAACCTGTGCCTTTACACATGAGGAATCCGGTGACCGACCTCATGAAAAATATTGACTACGGCAAGGGCTACAAATACCCGCATGACTTCCCGAACCACTTCGTCAAGGAAGATTATCTTCCGAAAAGCCTCGTTGGCAAGAAATATTACGAGCCGGGCGAATTCGGATTTGAGAAAGAAATACGGAAACGAATCGAATATTGGGAAAAGTTGAGAAAATCATCTCCCAAATGA
- a CDS encoding cation:proton antiporter has product MEHIYFISTLWLGLAVLSAIIAYHIRISIALVEICIGIIAGTLANKYFGTNSLGSNLEWLKFLASAGAVFLTFLAGAELDPKVIRTKWKEVLIVGFIGFLAPFLGCSAVAYYLLNWSSQASLLTGVALSTTSMAVVYAVMLETGFNTTEFGKGILGACFINDLGTVIALGLLFAPFTYKTLIFIMVAVVVITLFPFLTTFLTRVYGNRTAAIRVKWVSLVLFALGALAIWSGSEAVLPAYIAGMVLAEFASQNHIWVRRLRSLTVGFLTPFYFIRAGSFVSIPALLSAPLIFIMLFTGKTGTKIFGLYPVIGRFRKESSERWYYTLMMSTGLTFGTISALYGFTHGIVTESQYSFLVIVVIASAVIPTAIANFRFLPKHLLPVLVAKKQPTIKSESAGDE; this is encoded by the coding sequence ATGGAACATATTTATTTTATCAGCACTTTATGGTTAGGACTTGCTGTCTTATCCGCTATCATCGCATACCACATTAGGATTTCAATAGCTCTGGTTGAAATATGCATTGGTATCATTGCCGGCACACTTGCCAATAAGTATTTTGGCACCAATTCTCTTGGCAGTAATCTTGAATGGTTAAAATTCCTCGCTTCAGCAGGCGCTGTTTTTCTCACATTCCTTGCCGGCGCCGAACTGGACCCGAAAGTCATAAGAACTAAGTGGAAAGAAGTATTAATAGTAGGATTTATAGGATTTCTGGCGCCTTTCCTGGGTTGCTCGGCAGTTGCATATTATTTACTTAATTGGAGCAGTCAGGCAAGCCTTTTAACCGGAGTGGCTCTTTCCACCACATCTATGGCTGTGGTTTATGCGGTAATGCTAGAAACAGGTTTTAATACCACGGAATTCGGCAAGGGAATACTGGGTGCGTGTTTCATTAATGATTTGGGAACCGTTATCGCTCTCGGGCTTCTTTTCGCGCCATTTACTTATAAGACATTAATCTTTATCATGGTCGCGGTAGTGGTAATAACATTATTCCCGTTTCTGACGACATTCTTGACAAGAGTATATGGTAACCGAACCGCGGCAATCCGCGTAAAATGGGTTTCGTTAGTATTGTTCGCTTTAGGCGCATTGGCGATATGGTCTGGAAGCGAGGCCGTTCTACCGGCATATATTGCCGGAATGGTGCTTGCGGAGTTTGCTTCACAGAATCATATCTGGGTAAGACGCTTACGTAGTTTAACTGTCGGGTTCCTCACACCCTTCTATTTTATTCGTGCAGGTTCATTCGTTTCAATCCCCGCTCTTTTATCGGCACCGCTGATATTTATCATGCTCTTTACGGGAAAAACCGGAACCAAAATATTCGGATTATACCCGGTAATCGGGCGATTCCGGAAGGAATCATCAGAACGATGGTATTATACGCTGATGATGTCCACCGGATTAACCTTCGGCACGATATCCGCCCTGTATGGATTCACACACGGCATCGTAACAGAATCCCAATATTCTTTTCTGGTGATAGTTGTCATCGCCAGTGCCGTCATCCCGACGGCGATTGCCAATTTTAGGTTTTTGCCGAAACATTTATTGCCGGTACTTGTTGCTAAAAAACAACCAACAATTAAATCAGAAAGTGCCGGAGATGAATAA
- a CDS encoding PqqD family protein, with translation MKIGLNDTVKRVSNLPFQKIVDETIIVDPHNRLMHSFNEVGSFIWEKLSEAVTINELLEEIDAEYDTADADVKEDVIGFLEELHRQNLVKKH, from the coding sequence ATGAAAATTGGATTAAATGATACCGTCAAACGGGTGAGTAACCTGCCTTTCCAGAAAATAGTTGATGAAACGATAATCGTTGACCCGCACAACCGCCTGATGCATTCTTTTAACGAGGTCGGCAGTTTTATCTGGGAGAAACTGTCTGAGGCGGTGACAATAAACGAGCTACTTGAAGAGATTGACGCCGAATATGATACGGCTGATGCCGATGTGAAAGAGGACGTCATAGGTTTCCTGGAAGAATTGCACAGGCAGAATCTCGTGAAAAAGCATTAA
- a CDS encoding S24/S26 family peptidase → MNQLRELSAGNNMFALSVKGTSMQPFLFNGDSVLVSPCSPGELKAGDIVAVALAGTDGMICVHRLLRKCTERRTHADLIIKGDDISRMEKVRIDSESRLFGKVVRIIRRNKYISTENRLVGLFRLIYSLVFIPYQVARGH, encoded by the coding sequence ATGAATCAATTAAGAGAGTTATCAGCGGGAAATAATATGTTTGCTTTATCGGTTAAGGGAACAAGCATGCAGCCGTTCTTATTTAATGGGGATTCCGTATTGGTCAGTCCGTGTTCGCCCGGCGAACTAAAAGCAGGGGATATTGTCGCGGTTGCCCTGGCAGGCACGGACGGGATGATATGCGTCCATAGGCTTTTGCGTAAATGCACGGAACGCAGAACACACGCTGATTTAATAATCAAAGGCGATGATATATCCAGGATGGAAAAGGTCAGGATTGATTCCGAGAGCAGGCTTTTCGGCAAAGTGGTGAGAATAATCCGACGCAATAAATATATCTCCACGGAAAACCGTTTGGTTGGCTTATTCCGGCTGATATATTCCCTGGTGTTTATACCTTATCAGGTTGCGCGGGGGCATTGA
- a CDS encoding nucleotidyltransferase family protein, giving the protein MDNWTLARNIIIYNELAKTLKQLNNPACQSLGAGRSNIKTIVLAGAALAQTVYPDIGSRPMSDIDLLVKRADLPLLEKSMDALGYKLEMRRSSEAHYSNNLPEFTIHIDIHTDLSFLDTRGNSEIWERAVKAALSDNETYILSPEDALIYALTYSFTGHGHIKNAAINDASWIIRKHNISWDLISTLIKRYNLEVPMYCGLMAARKKAVIDDEVLTKIKPPTRKSMEMKIYCMALNHPSEDMAPVLRFLTCPGKLRLLKDSFFPSSDFMQRRYGSSASLAVLYYPLRLIHHFWRILKLASRMM; this is encoded by the coding sequence ACATTATCATCTATAACGAGCTGGCTAAAACACTAAAACAATTAAACAATCCTGCCTGCCAAAGCCTCGGCGCAGGCAGGTCCAATATTAAAACTATAGTCCTGGCAGGCGCGGCGCTGGCTCAAACCGTCTACCCGGATATAGGCTCACGCCCGATGTCGGATATTGATTTATTGGTGAAACGCGCGGATTTGCCGTTACTTGAAAAGTCAATGGATGCCTTAGGCTATAAGCTGGAAATGCGCCGGAGTTCTGAAGCCCATTATAGCAATAATCTTCCTGAATTCACCATACATATTGATATCCACACAGACCTCTCTTTCCTCGATACACGAGGCAATTCCGAAATATGGGAAAGGGCGGTAAAAGCCGCCCTGTCCGATAACGAGACCTATATCCTTTCCCCCGAAGACGCCCTTATTTACGCCCTGACATATTCCTTTACCGGGCACGGGCATATCAAGAATGCGGCGATAAATGATGCCTCATGGATTATACGGAAACACAATATAAGCTGGGATTTAATCTCAACGCTCATAAAACGCTATAACCTTGAAGTCCCGATGTATTGCGGGCTTATGGCGGCGCGCAAGAAGGCTGTTATTGACGATGAAGTATTAACCAAAATCAAGCCGCCTACCCGCAAATCTATGGAAATGAAAATCTATTGCATGGCATTAAATCATCCGTCCGAAGACATGGCGCCGGTATTGCGCTTCCTCACCTGCCCGGGCAAATTGCGCTTATTGAAAGACTCCTTTTTCCCCTCTTCCGATTTCATGCAACGGAGATATGGATCAAGCGCCTCTCTCGCCGTATTATATTATCCCCTGCGCCTCATACATCATTTCTGGCGAATACTGAAACTTGCCAGCCGGATGATGTGA
- a CDS encoding glycerate kinase yields the protein MKVIVALSAFKESISAIDAVNAFASGIKKAYPDARIIKLPTADGGDGTLETLLNVTKGYTVTKKVTGPLGNKVTARIGFSHDNKTAIIEMAQASGLKLISPCQRNPLIAHTYGTGELIKYALDKGARKIIIGIGGSATVDGGAGMAKALGYRFLNKNGGEIGLGGGALNKLHCIDNSGKDKRLDNVKIMVACDVANPLLGTKGAALTYAPQKGATPRMTRILENNLARLGKIVRRDLGIEIKRIKGGGAAGGLGAGLYAFCNAELKPGAEFILDTIGFHKHLKGTDLVIVGEGRFDKTSLYGKSPAVISKIAKKHHIPVIAVCGTCDLLRKELSRLGIRECFQLVDSTKSLGDSIRNARKYLRQTAGESIKFVS from the coding sequence ATGAAAGTCATTGTCGCTTTAAGCGCGTTTAAAGAATCCATTTCCGCTATAGACGCCGTTAACGCATTTGCCAGCGGAATTAAGAAAGCATATCCTGATGCACGGATTATCAAACTCCCGACCGCCGACGGCGGGGACGGGACGCTCGAAACGCTGCTTAACGTTACAAAAGGTTACACCGTTACAAAGAAAGTTACAGGACCTCTTGGAAATAAAGTCACCGCAAGGATAGGATTTTCGCATGATAACAAAACAGCTATCATAGAAATGGCGCAAGCCTCCGGATTGAAACTCATCTCACCCTGCCAGCGCAATCCGCTTATTGCCCATACATACGGCACTGGCGAACTGATTAAATACGCCCTGGATAAAGGCGCGCGGAAAATAATCATCGGTATCGGAGGGAGCGCGACAGTGGATGGCGGCGCCGGCATGGCAAAAGCATTAGGCTATCGGTTCCTGAATAAAAATGGCGGCGAAATCGGCTTGGGCGGCGGCGCATTAAATAAGCTTCATTGTATAGATAACTCAGGAAAAGATAAAAGGCTTGATAATGTTAAAATCATGGTTGCCTGCGATGTAGCGAATCCGTTATTGGGCACAAAAGGCGCGGCGCTGACCTACGCCCCACAAAAAGGCGCCACACCACGCATGACCAGAATATTGGAAAATAATCTGGCGCGCCTGGGGAAAATAGTCCGGCGTGATTTGGGGATTGAGATAAAGCGCATCAAGGGAGGCGGCGCGGCAGGCGGATTGGGCGCCGGGCTTTATGCCTTTTGCAATGCCGAACTAAAACCCGGCGCGGAATTTATTCTGGATACAATAGGATTCCATAAACACCTAAAAGGAACTGATTTGGTTATCGTCGGAGAAGGTCGGTTTGATAAAACATCCCTTTACGGAAAGTCCCCTGCCGTGATTTCGAAGATAGCTAAGAAACACCATATCCCGGTAATCGCCGTATGCGGAACGTGTGACTTATTACGAAAGGAATTATCACGTCTTGGAATCAGAGAATGTTTTCAACTGGTTGACAGCACTAAATCGCTTGGCGATTCTATACGCAATGCGCGTAAATACCTTCGGCAAACCGCGGGCGAATCAATTAAATTCGTAAGCTGA
- a CDS encoding HEAT repeat domain-containing protein, giving the protein MKIKLIIGLLVLAQGVIIFVILKLDILSLSKPPLPIIPINQGDVNKPISAPELSEDAKKRMGLSGPFPTGEETSPKERNIGKIINAWREAIVIKRIDDITRLTREIQGMGLEAIPFLSKLAKEDENERVRAFAVRSMGSMRSADLADLYVELLRKDQSEFVRENSIWALQVLGNPKYIPALEKAAEVDKSEKIRQLAKEAINTLDSANKNK; this is encoded by the coding sequence ATGAAAATAAAGCTGATTATTGGTTTGTTAGTTTTAGCTCAGGGTGTTATCATTTTTGTTATTCTTAAATTGGATATATTAAGCTTGTCAAAACCGCCTTTACCGATTATTCCAATAAATCAAGGCGATGTTAATAAACCTATTTCAGCACCGGAACTTTCTGAGGATGCTAAGAAGCGGATGGGCTTGAGCGGTCCTTTCCCGACAGGTGAGGAAACCTCACCAAAGGAGCGCAATATCGGCAAGATAATCAATGCCTGGCGCGAAGCAATCGTAATCAAGCGTATTGATGATATTACACGGCTCACCCGTGAAATCCAGGGGATGGGGTTGGAGGCAATTCCATTTCTTTCCAAACTGGCGAAAGAGGATGAAAATGAGCGTGTGAGAGCCTTTGCCGTCCGCTCTATGGGTTCGATGCGCTCGGCTGATTTGGCTGATTTGTACGTTGAGCTCCTGCGAAAAGACCAGAGCGAGTTCGTGAGAGAGAATTCAATCTGGGCTTTGCAGGTCTTAGGAAACCCTAAATATATCCCCGCATTGGAAAAGGCTGCCGAAGTGGATAAATCGGAGAAAATCCGGCAACTGGCAAAAGAGGCGATTAATACTCTTGACTCAGCCAATAAAAATAAGTAA
- the ilvE gene encoding branched-chain-amino-acid transaminase, protein MGISIYLNGKYVAKREDAIITAYDHGFLYGDGIFEGIRAYNGRVFKLHEHIVRLFHSANSLMINIPMTIEEMEKAVVETCRRSGEKDIYIRLVVSRGAGDFGLDPRKCNKPTIVIMADKIALYAKEKYEKGLVVVTCATRRNRPDCINSQIKSLNYLNNVLAKIETVKYGADEGIMLNDAGYVCEATADNIFIIKNGKKLMTPPAYLGLLEGITRNTVMVLAKDLGYEVVEMPFTMHEVYASTECFLTGSGAELIPVIDVDGRPIGSGKPGKYFKELHSAYQKLTHSQGVEIYTGEKVKV, encoded by the coding sequence ATGGGGATATCTATTTACTTAAACGGGAAATATGTGGCGAAAAGAGAAGATGCCATTATCACTGCATACGACCACGGGTTTTTATACGGTGACGGGATTTTTGAAGGCATCCGCGCCTATAACGGACGTGTCTTCAAGCTTCATGAACATATTGTGAGGCTGTTCCATTCCGCAAATTCATTGATGATAAATATTCCCATGACCATCGAAGAGATGGAAAAAGCCGTGGTTGAAACCTGCCGCCGCAGCGGCGAGAAAGACATCTATATACGCCTTGTGGTCAGCCGCGGAGCGGGTGATTTCGGTCTGGATCCGCGTAAATGTAATAAGCCGACCATCGTAATCATGGCTGATAAGATTGCGCTTTATGCTAAGGAAAAGTATGAAAAAGGATTGGTTGTAGTTACCTGTGCCACAAGGCGCAACCGGCCGGACTGCATAAATTCACAGATAAAATCCCTGAATTACCTCAATAACGTCTTGGCGAAAATAGAAACCGTAAAATACGGCGCGGACGAGGGGATTATGCTTAATGACGCCGGTTATGTCTGCGAAGCGACCGCGGATAATATTTTTATCATAAAGAATGGCAAGAAGTTAATGACTCCTCCGGCTTATTTGGGCCTTTTGGAGGGCATCACCCGGAATACTGTAATGGTTTTGGCCAAAGACTTGGGGTACGAGGTGGTGGAGATGCCGTTTACCATGCATGAGGTTTATGCCTCGACCGAATGTTTCCTGACCGGTTCGGGCGCCGAGCTTATTCCGGTTATTGATGTGGATGGCCGCCCAATCGGCAGCGGGAAACCGGGCAAATACTTCAAAGAATTGCATTCAGCTTATCAGAAGCTTACCCATTCACAAGGGGTGGAGATTTATACAGGGGAGAAAGTTAAAGTCTAA
- a CDS encoding GIY-YIG nuclease family protein, with translation MTNKRNTVLYTGVTNNLKRRVYEHREKMIDGFTKKYNVIKLVYYEQFDNIENAILREKQIKAGSRNKKIELIERMNPEWKDLYEEL, from the coding sequence ATGACTAATAAAAGGAATACAGTCCTTTATACTGGCGTAACAAATAACTTAAAAAGAAGAGTGTATGAGCACAGAGAAAAAATGATAGATGGGTTTACGAAAAAATATAATGTGATAAAATTAGTTTATTATGAGCAATTTGATAATATTGAAAACGCGATTCTCAGAGAGAAGCAGATTAAAGCTGGGTCTCGTAACAAGAAGATAGAATTAATTGAGCGTATGAATCCGGAGTGGAAGGATTTATACGAGGAACTTTGA